Proteins encoded together in one Chitinophaga sp. LS1 window:
- a CDS encoding TlpA disulfide reductase family protein → MKIRVNNTIDKNSLSFFVNDGQRPVAIHDSENNEIKLTGELAAEATTLTIRYKQAATIFLIGEQPASISLYYKNNDLNYGKPSNTLAVFDTIYNKYYRDIYRYRLPELQAYLNFWKGKDNDDFRNDSLFNINKRLVKNISLKALPILKKYSDKYYSFWFFYNQVTLPSLSILIHDTDYVRTLYNFLQKDLDKRFLKTEKGQMIASQLQGILHPATVMHAAPVLAIKDIYGNNISLNTTNKYLLLNFWASWCGPCIAEIPFYQSLQKEYPANKLDIVGINMDRNMSDCARTISEENITWIQVFDQDRKIRDSYGINTLPTTVLIDKGIIIYKSEGIDTSNIRALLNKKLL, encoded by the coding sequence GTGAAAATTCGCGTTAATAATACTATTGATAAAAACAGCTTGTCATTTTTTGTAAACGATGGGCAAAGACCGGTGGCCATTCATGATTCAGAGAATAATGAAATTAAGTTGACCGGGGAATTAGCGGCCGAAGCAACCACATTGACTATAAGATATAAACAGGCAGCTACTATATTTCTTATCGGTGAACAACCGGCTTCGATATCTCTTTATTATAAAAATAACGATCTGAATTACGGTAAACCTTCAAACACACTGGCTGTTTTTGATACAATTTATAATAAGTATTACAGGGATATTTATAGATATAGATTGCCGGAATTACAAGCATATCTTAATTTCTGGAAAGGGAAAGATAATGACGACTTCAGGAATGATTCCTTATTCAATATTAATAAGCGCCTTGTTAAAAATATCAGCTTGAAAGCATTGCCGATATTGAAAAAATATTCCGATAAATATTATTCATTCTGGTTCTTCTATAATCAGGTGACATTACCCTCCCTGAGTATCCTTATTCATGACACTGATTATGTTAGAACGTTGTATAATTTTCTACAAAAAGACCTTGACAAGCGATTTTTGAAGACAGAAAAGGGACAGATGATTGCCAGTCAGTTACAAGGTATTCTTCACCCAGCAACTGTGATGCATGCCGCACCTGTACTTGCTATAAAAGATATATACGGGAATAATATCAGTTTGAACACTACAAATAAATATCTGTTGCTGAACTTTTGGGCCTCCTGGTGTGGACCTTGTATTGCAGAAATTCCATTTTACCAATCATTACAAAAAGAATATCCAGCAAACAAGCTGGATATAGTGGGCATCAATATGGATCGAAATATGTCAGACTGTGCAAGAACGATATCTGAAGAAAATATTACCTGGATACAGGTATTTGATCAGGACAGAAAAATCAGGGATAGCTATGGGATCAACACGCTGCCTACTACAGTGCTTATTGACAAGGGAATTATTATTTATAAATCAGAAGGAATTGATACTTCAAATATTCGGGCATTATTAAATAAGAAGTTGTTATGA
- a CDS encoding glycoside hydrolase family 2 protein — protein sequence MKSRILQFIILLLLYNSLLHVKARPISAWHMQPITIQSPWASQVSPSHPLPEYPRPQMVRTQWQNLNGLWDYAITAWDAAAPTYYQGKILVPFPIESALSGVKKALLPKQRLWYHTTFKATPKQRTLLHFGAVDWKATVYLNGHNLGAHLGGYNHFSYDITSFLKPDNNELIVSVYDPTSQGNNPHGKQSLYPRKILYTACSGIWQTVWLETLPDTYIAGFTLTPDLDNNELQIKVAVSSPDGQNAISSSIPHDQSTPPDQSASYDQSTPHDQNTIPVSSFDTHNFDSHNTIPVSYPSTQNTFPISSSNPQSTSPPSSHYTIQAISNNISTAPSAGDSLTLHIPSPHTWSPQDPYLYPLTIRLLKDGIITDSITSYFAMRKITLEPDAAGRPRIFLNHKYLFNLGVLDQGYWPDGIYTAPTDSALAYDINIIKQMGFNTIRKHIKIEPDRWYYHCDKLGILVWQDLIPPAGYTQADASVFEDESPKIIQQLYNFPSIIVWTLFNEGWGAYDQLRLATQLKRYDPSRLLNAHSGANMDEYSEGYPSQMWAGSDFVDVHKYPGPSIGPSLPQKAAVLGEWGGIGVSIAGHRWDPDQSYSYLDVTRAEFPDYYQALMQLLYLYERAGLSGAIYTQPFDVEREENGLITYDRKVPKMPVPEIRAINDSLLTAIAHH from the coding sequence ATGAAATCCAGGATCCTCCAATTCATCATCCTCCTGCTTCTCTATAACTCACTCCTGCATGTCAAAGCCCGCCCCATCTCCGCCTGGCACATGCAGCCAATCACTATTCAATCTCCCTGGGCCTCACAGGTATCACCCTCTCATCCCCTCCCTGAATACCCCCGCCCTCAAATGGTCCGCACCCAATGGCAAAACCTCAACGGCCTCTGGGACTACGCCATCACCGCCTGGGATGCTGCCGCCCCTACCTATTACCAGGGAAAGATCCTCGTCCCTTTTCCAATAGAATCCGCGCTTTCCGGTGTAAAAAAAGCGCTTCTGCCTAAACAACGCCTCTGGTACCATACTACTTTCAAAGCCACTCCCAAACAAAGAACCCTCCTGCATTTCGGCGCCGTCGACTGGAAAGCCACCGTCTACCTCAATGGCCATAACCTCGGCGCACACCTCGGTGGCTATAATCATTTCTCTTACGATATCACTTCTTTCCTCAAACCAGATAACAACGAATTAATCGTCAGTGTCTACGACCCCACCTCTCAAGGCAATAACCCACATGGCAAACAAAGCCTCTACCCACGTAAAATATTATACACTGCCTGTAGCGGCATCTGGCAAACCGTCTGGTTAGAAACCTTACCTGACACCTATATCGCGGGGTTCACCCTCACACCAGATCTTGATAATAATGAGCTACAGATCAAAGTAGCCGTTTCATCTCCTGATGGACAAAATGCGATTTCCAGTTCTATACCTCATGATCAATCTACACCTCCTGATCAATCTGCATCTTATGATCAATCTACACCTCATGATCAAAATACCATTCCTGTTTCATCATTCGACACTCACAACTTCGACTCTCATAATACCATCCCTGTTTCATATCCCAGCACTCAAAACACATTTCCCATTTCATCCTCCAATCCTCAAAGCACCTCTCCCCCATCCTCCCATTATACCATTCAAGCTATTTCAAACAACATCAGCACCGCCCCCTCTGCTGGCGACAGCCTCACTCTACACATCCCATCTCCCCATACCTGGAGTCCACAAGATCCCTATCTCTACCCCCTCACCATCCGCCTCCTAAAAGACGGCATCATCACCGACTCCATCACCAGCTATTTCGCCATGCGTAAAATCACTTTAGAACCAGACGCCGCCGGCCGGCCCCGCATCTTCCTCAATCACAAATACCTATTCAACCTCGGCGTCCTCGACCAGGGCTACTGGCCTGACGGCATTTACACCGCCCCAACTGACAGCGCCTTAGCATACGATATCAACATCATCAAACAAATGGGTTTCAACACCATCCGCAAACACATCAAAATCGAACCTGACCGCTGGTATTACCACTGTGACAAACTAGGTATACTAGTGTGGCAAGACCTCATTCCCCCTGCCGGCTACACCCAGGCCGACGCCTCCGTATTCGAAGACGAAAGCCCAAAAATCATCCAACAACTCTACAACTTCCCCTCCATCATCGTCTGGACCTTATTCAACGAAGGCTGGGGTGCCTACGATCAATTACGCCTCGCCACCCAACTCAAACGTTACGATCCCAGCCGTCTCCTCAACGCTCACTCCGGCGCCAATATGGATGAATACAGCGAAGGCTACCCTTCTCAAATGTGGGCCGGCAGCGACTTCGTCGATGTACATAAATACCCTGGCCCTTCCATCGGTCCCTCTTTACCTCAAAAAGCCGCTGTACTTGGTGAATGGGGAGGCATCGGTGTAAGTATAGCAGGTCATCGCTGGGACCCAGATCAGTCTTATAGTTATCTCGATGTCACCCGCGCAGAATTTCCTGATTACTACCAGGCACTTATGCAATTATTGTATTTATATGAAAGAGCGGGTTTATCTGGGGCTATCTATACCCAACCATTTGATGTAGAAAGAGAAGAAAACGGGTTAATCACCTACGATAGAAAAGTTCCTAAAATGCCGGTTCCTGAGATCAGGGCCATCAACGATTCGTTATTGACTGCGATAGCTCATCATTAG
- a CDS encoding PepSY-associated TM helix domain-containing protein, translating to MNKNTQPTGKKGKSWRAKLNAWLHLWLGLASGIVVFIVSITGCLFAFQKEISEKVHHDIMFVQPQQTATLPISTLINNARKALGPDKKVNYITTYTDKDRAWEFMTYVAGDPKAITYFGSVKYYEAVFLNPYTGEVIGHHDFKYDFFAIVKMIHWSLLLSGKVGEQIVGWSVLIFVILLITGLILWWPKKWTKATRDQSFKIKWKASFKRVNYDLHNVLGFYAMAIALVLALTGLVWSFKWFQTTVYVVASRSITPPAHKNGVSDTTLANTPQRGLDIAFESVRKDNPAAKRIGLSTPDSGKAAVVYMSAYWGNEVYYDRDDFQFDKYTGKMLAKVTGKDRNAGEKLIGMNYDIHVGAIGGIIGKIIAFIVSLICASLPVTGFIVWWGKGKKKDKKKVTVSKVVPAAAV from the coding sequence ATGAATAAAAACACTCAGCCAACAGGGAAAAAGGGGAAATCCTGGCGGGCAAAACTCAATGCCTGGTTACATTTATGGCTTGGATTAGCCTCAGGAATTGTTGTATTTATCGTAAGCATTACGGGATGTTTGTTCGCTTTTCAGAAGGAAATTTCTGAAAAGGTGCATCATGATATCATGTTCGTACAGCCTCAGCAGACCGCTACCCTCCCTATCAGTACTTTAATAAATAATGCCCGGAAAGCGCTGGGACCGGATAAGAAAGTAAACTACATAACGACTTATACCGATAAGGATAGAGCATGGGAGTTTATGACTTATGTAGCGGGAGATCCCAAAGCCATCACCTATTTTGGAAGTGTGAAATATTATGAGGCGGTTTTCCTGAATCCTTATACTGGTGAGGTGATTGGACACCATGATTTCAAGTATGACTTTTTTGCGATTGTGAAAATGATTCATTGGAGCTTGTTGTTGAGCGGGAAGGTTGGCGAACAGATTGTAGGATGGAGTGTATTGATATTTGTAATTCTGTTAATAACCGGGTTGATCCTTTGGTGGCCAAAGAAATGGACGAAGGCTACAAGAGATCAGAGTTTTAAGATAAAATGGAAGGCGAGTTTTAAGAGAGTGAACTATGATTTGCACAATGTATTGGGGTTTTATGCCATGGCGATTGCGCTGGTATTGGCATTGACAGGGTTGGTGTGGTCGTTTAAGTGGTTCCAGACGACGGTGTATGTGGTGGCTTCCAGGAGTATAACGCCGCCGGCGCATAAGAATGGGGTGTCGGATACGACGCTGGCGAATACACCACAGAGAGGGTTGGATATTGCATTTGAGAGTGTGAGGAAAGATAATCCTGCTGCGAAAAGGATTGGATTGAGTACTCCGGATAGCGGAAAGGCAGCGGTGGTGTATATGTCGGCTTATTGGGGGAATGAGGTGTATTATGATAGAGATGATTTTCAGTTTGATAAGTATACAGGGAAGATGCTGGCGAAGGTGACAGGGAAAGATAGAAATGCCGGGGAGAAGTTGATCGGGATGAATTATGATATACATGTGGGGGCGATAGGTGGGATCATTGGGAAGATTATTGCTTTTATAGTGAGTTTGATTTGTGCGAGTTTGCCGGTGACTGGGTTTATAGTGTGGTGGGGTAAAGGGAAGAAGAAGGATAAGAAGAAGGTGACGGTTTCAAAGGTGGTGCCGGCGGCAGCGGTGTAG
- a CDS encoding RloB family protein produces the protein MGRERQELFRESNTKDKERIIVLAFEGNDTEEIYFSALKDCMYFNDELIYLHILKRPKTDTNSAPKHVFAKLKSEAKDKYNFGVQDELWMIIDTDRWKNLREIVNQCKTAGGMYVAISNPCFEIWLLMHVSDFSRFSEEEKLAILKNKKQGNRRHLEKIACWSIGII, from the coding sequence ATGGGAAGAGAACGTCAGGAGTTATTTCGGGAAAGTAATACAAAAGATAAAGAGAGAATAATTGTACTTGCATTTGAAGGTAACGATACTGAAGAAATTTATTTTTCTGCCTTAAAAGATTGCATGTACTTCAACGATGAATTAATTTATCTGCATATTTTAAAACGGCCTAAGACCGATACTAACAGTGCTCCCAAACATGTTTTTGCAAAGCTTAAAAGTGAGGCTAAAGATAAATATAATTTTGGTGTACAGGATGAACTGTGGATGATTATTGATACTGACAGATGGAAGAATCTGCGGGAAATTGTTAATCAATGTAAGACAGCGGGTGGAATGTATGTGGCAATAAGTAATCCTTGTTTTGAAATCTGGTTACTGATGCATGTATCAGATTTTAGTCGTTTTTCTGAAGAAGAAAAGTTGGCGATCTTAAAGAATAAAAAACAAGGTAACAGACGACATTTGGAAAAAATTGCTTGTTGGAGCATTGGGATCATTTAA
- a CDS encoding M28 family metallopeptidase, whose translation MKYFYRIIPLVGLFACHGPEQKQAATADSVAIKSIDSASIARDITVLSSDVFQGRKPFTIGEDKTIKYLEDRFREIGLQPGNGDSFFQEVPMVEIISKPSGPLVFKGKSGSVTLPYLDEYVIATRRVKEKVNVDNSELVFAGFGIDAPEYKWNDYEGLDVKGKTVVVMVNDPGFYDSTLFKGKTMTYYGRWTYKFEEAARKGATGVIIIHDILPASYGWNVVRSGWSKPRLDLQTADDNMSRTAMEGWMTLESAKKVFALAGVPFDVIEKAKHPGFKAVPLGVTTSLEITNKIKKSTSHNVIAQLPGTDRKNEYIIYSAHWDHLGVGEVIRGDSIYNGAADNASGTAALLSLAKAFKSLPNAPRRSILFIALTGEEQGLLGSEYYATHPLFPVKSTVADINMDVMNTFGRTTDITIIGKGQSELDDYAERAAKKQGRTIIPEANPSGGWFFRSDHFNFAKVGIPSLYPGAGEHSLLHDSAWVPNHRASYGRDRYHSPFDQFDDTWELSGMVEDIRFLFDVGETLANEERFPEWRPASEFRSKR comes from the coding sequence ATGAAATATTTCTATCGTATAATCCCCCTGGTCGGCCTTTTTGCCTGTCATGGACCTGAGCAGAAGCAGGCTGCTACAGCGGATTCAGTAGCCATTAAAAGCATAGACTCGGCAAGTATCGCCCGCGACATCACTGTATTATCCTCTGATGTATTTCAGGGACGTAAACCCTTTACCATTGGAGAAGATAAAACCATCAAATACCTGGAAGACCGCTTCAGAGAGATCGGACTGCAGCCAGGGAATGGGGATAGTTTTTTTCAGGAAGTACCGATGGTTGAAATTATTTCCAAGCCCAGCGGACCTTTGGTGTTCAAAGGAAAGAGCGGGAGCGTAACCCTGCCTTACCTGGATGAATATGTGATTGCGACCCGTCGTGTAAAAGAGAAGGTAAATGTGGATAACTCCGAACTGGTGTTTGCCGGTTTTGGGATTGATGCGCCGGAATATAAATGGAATGACTATGAAGGGCTGGATGTAAAGGGGAAGACTGTTGTTGTGATGGTGAATGATCCGGGTTTTTATGACAGCACCTTATTCAAAGGAAAGACCATGACCTATTATGGTCGTTGGACGTATAAATTCGAAGAGGCTGCCCGTAAAGGAGCCACTGGCGTAATTATCATTCATGACATCCTGCCTGCCAGCTATGGCTGGAATGTGGTGAGGAGCGGTTGGTCTAAACCAAGACTGGACCTGCAGACAGCGGATGATAATATGTCAAGAACGGCGATGGAAGGTTGGATGACCCTGGAGTCAGCAAAGAAAGTGTTTGCGCTGGCAGGGGTGCCGTTTGATGTAATTGAGAAAGCGAAGCATCCAGGGTTTAAGGCAGTGCCATTAGGGGTGACTACCAGCCTGGAGATTACGAATAAGATTAAGAAGTCCACCTCCCATAATGTGATTGCACAGTTGCCAGGTACAGACAGAAAGAATGAATACATTATTTACTCTGCACACTGGGATCACCTGGGTGTAGGTGAAGTGATCAGAGGTGACTCTATCTATAATGGTGCAGCGGATAATGCCAGCGGTACAGCGGCGTTGTTAAGTCTGGCGAAGGCTTTCAAGAGTCTGCCAAATGCACCAAGGCGGTCTATCCTTTTTATAGCGCTGACAGGGGAAGAGCAGGGATTGTTGGGATCTGAGTATTATGCGACACATCCTTTGTTTCCTGTGAAGTCTACAGTGGCAGATATAAATATGGATGTGATGAATACTTTTGGTCGTACGACGGATATTACGATCATTGGTAAGGGGCAGTCTGAGCTGGATGATTATGCGGAGAGAGCGGCGAAGAAACAGGGGAGGACGATTATTCCGGAGGCGAATCCTTCCGGGGGATGGTTTTTCCGTTCAGATCATTTTAATTTTGCAAAGGTGGGGATTCCTTCTTTGTATCCTGGGGCGGGGGAACATTCATTGCTGCATGATTCAGCGTGGGTGCCGAATCATAGGGCTTCTTATGGAAGGGATAGATATCATTCACCGTTTGATCAGTTTGATGATACGTGGGAGTTGTCAGGGATGGTGGAGGATATCCGGTTTTTGTTTGATGTAGGGGAGACGTTGGCGAATGAGGAAAGGTTTCCGGAATGGCGGCCGGCTTCGGAGTTTAGGAGTAAGAGGTAG
- a CDS encoding alkaline phosphatase, which produces MKKLLLSSLLFATFQAQSQAQTQTQAQSQVQAQAQTKVQTQPQSLVQTKTQTQSQTHPYPPTYTPINAHSHNDYEQPIPFLSAYTRHFGSIEADVYTQNNSLWVAHETKELTPDRTLESLYLIPLKNNIKKNNGTAYPNSPDTLQLLIDFKTDSIATMAALIKILSKYPTITNNPTIQIVISGNQPDPKLWHTYPSYILFDGKREGSYPADAAKRIPMYSTDLKNFTQWNGKGIIIKPEHDRIQQWIDSIHTLGKKVRFWDTPDNPNTWKTFMNLGVNYINTDKVEAIADFLSNRANIEYNATMAPHEVYKAKYINNDSLITINKVILLIGDGMGLTQIYSGFTGNRGQLNLLEMLNIGFSKTYSSDSYITDSAAGGTAMASGKKTNNRYVGVDATGVAIPAIPDIIAPKGYVSGIISAGDITDATPAAFYGHAQDRSYEDAIAKDFLNSPVSVLIGGAPRHFNARGDKLDMPALLKEKGYTFTTKLEDLDTIQSSKYINLTTQAELSMQNGRGEFLSKALTKTIHTLNTNKKGFFIMAEGAQIDYGGHANKLPYVITEMMDFDKAIGEAMKFADEDGHTLVIVTADHETGGLSLLDGNISKGQADGHFSTNDHTAVMVPVFAYGPNSLLFRGVYENTEIFKKIIDLLK; this is translated from the coding sequence ATGAAAAAATTACTTTTATCCTCTCTATTATTCGCCACCTTCCAAGCCCAATCCCAGGCTCAAACACAAACTCAAGCCCAATCCCAGGTCCAGGCCCAGGCCCAAACCAAGGTCCAAACTCAGCCCCAATCTCTGGTTCAAACAAAAACCCAGACCCAATCACAAACACACCCCTACCCTCCAACCTACACCCCCATCAACGCCCACTCCCACAACGACTACGAACAACCCATCCCCTTCCTCTCCGCCTACACCCGCCACTTCGGTAGCATCGAAGCCGACGTCTACACCCAAAACAACTCTTTATGGGTCGCTCACGAAACCAAAGAACTCACCCCTGACCGTACCCTCGAATCCCTCTATCTCATTCCATTAAAAAACAACATCAAAAAAAACAACGGCACCGCCTACCCAAATTCCCCCGACACCCTCCAACTCCTGATCGACTTCAAAACCGACAGCATTGCCACCATGGCAGCTCTCATAAAGATCCTCTCTAAATACCCCACTATCACCAACAACCCCACCATCCAGATCGTGATCAGCGGGAACCAACCCGATCCCAAACTCTGGCACACCTACCCCTCCTATATCTTATTCGACGGCAAGCGTGAAGGCAGCTATCCCGCCGACGCTGCCAAACGCATTCCCATGTACAGCACTGATCTGAAAAACTTTACCCAATGGAATGGCAAAGGCATCATCATCAAACCTGAACATGACCGCATCCAACAATGGATAGACAGCATACACACCCTTGGTAAAAAAGTACGCTTCTGGGATACTCCTGACAATCCAAACACCTGGAAGACTTTCATGAACCTGGGTGTCAACTATATCAATACTGACAAAGTAGAAGCGATCGCCGACTTCCTCTCTAACCGTGCAAACATTGAATACAATGCGACCATGGCACCTCACGAAGTCTACAAAGCAAAATACATCAACAACGACAGTCTCATTACCATCAATAAAGTCATCCTTCTCATCGGCGATGGTATGGGTCTCACTCAGATATACTCCGGCTTCACTGGCAACCGTGGCCAACTGAACCTCCTTGAAATGCTGAACATCGGCTTTTCAAAAACCTACTCTTCCGACAGCTACATCACCGACTCTGCTGCCGGCGGCACCGCCATGGCATCAGGCAAAAAAACCAATAACCGCTACGTTGGTGTAGATGCCACCGGTGTTGCGATCCCTGCCATCCCTGACATCATTGCACCTAAAGGTTATGTATCAGGCATCATCAGCGCCGGTGACATCACCGATGCGACTCCTGCTGCCTTCTATGGCCATGCACAGGACAGAAGTTACGAAGACGCTATTGCTAAAGACTTCCTCAACAGTCCTGTCTCCGTCCTGATCGGTGGCGCTCCCCGTCACTTCAATGCACGTGGGGACAAATTGGATATGCCTGCATTATTAAAAGAGAAAGGCTACACCTTCACGACTAAATTAGAAGACCTCGACACTATACAATCTTCAAAATATATCAACCTGACTACCCAGGCAGAGCTCTCCATGCAGAATGGTCGTGGAGAATTTCTTTCTAAAGCACTCACCAAAACCATCCACACCTTAAACACCAATAAAAAAGGCTTCTTTATCATGGCCGAAGGAGCGCAGATAGATTATGGTGGTCATGCCAACAAACTCCCTTATGTCATCACAGAAATGATGGACTTTGACAAGGCCATTGGCGAAGCCATGAAATTCGCAGATGAAGATGGTCATACCTTAGTGATCGTTACTGCCGATCATGAAACCGGGGGGTTATCCCTGTTAGATGGCAACATCTCCAAAGGTCAGGCAGACGGTCATTTCAGTACCAATGACCATACTGCGGTGATGGTACCGGTATTTGCTTATGGCCCTAATTCATTGTTATTCAGAGGGGTGTATGAGAATACGGAAATCTTTAAAAAGATCATTGATCTGTTGAAATAA
- a CDS encoding DUF6928 family protein has product MGWKAASIIISNVTTVDPEKLLQELGIEQFETIEDEPYDVAVYPEKHQIFIGVYKENLIISSWEITDHSFGKELSTFEQKLSILFPAAEICTIQLHSGVNHWGYSIVKNGEKIRVRCGNAEQGTIIELGEPLLEEQELLSKSEIKDGRRIYHLRDDEPYEEDQVGENFVSSMWARYTGKEFFEDEEMFEFRLSGFKTTKAASVQAGRKQKTKPVVVIKPWWKFW; this is encoded by the coding sequence ATGGGATGGAAAGCTGCGTCAATAATTATCAGCAATGTCACAACAGTAGATCCTGAAAAGCTCCTGCAGGAGCTGGGTATTGAACAATTCGAAACGATTGAGGATGAACCGTATGACGTAGCTGTCTATCCTGAAAAACATCAGATATTCATAGGTGTTTATAAAGAAAATCTGATCATATCTTCCTGGGAGATAACCGACCATTCTTTCGGAAAAGAGTTATCAACATTCGAACAAAAGTTGTCTATCCTATTTCCTGCTGCTGAAATCTGTACCATACAATTACATAGCGGAGTCAATCACTGGGGATATTCAATAGTAAAAAATGGGGAAAAGATTCGTGTAAGATGTGGTAATGCAGAACAGGGTACCATCATTGAGCTAGGCGAACCTTTGTTGGAAGAGCAGGAACTCCTCTCCAAATCTGAAATCAAAGATGGTAGAAGGATCTATCATTTAAGAGACGACGAACCTTATGAAGAGGACCAGGTAGGAGAAAATTTCGTATCCTCAATGTGGGCACGGTATACCGGTAAGGAATTTTTTGAAGATGAGGAGATGTTTGAGTTTAGGTTGTCAGGTTTTAAAACAACCAAAGCAGCATCTGTACAAGCCGGTCGTAAGCAAAAAACAAAACCTGTCGTGGTTATAAAGCCATGGTGGAAGTTTTGGTAG
- a CDS encoding DUF3828 domain-containing protein gives MKPKKILYLFILNTLLFIQFANAQTDSAKIMLTKFYKAYIPAVESSTGERQIEKLQKQYSTAKLISRVKKQTETMELDYDPYLNAQDADKDWVRTLQIEKDPKTPNLYNVSFLDNYEKKRHYIKVFVTKERNQYKISGFKN, from the coding sequence ATGAAACCAAAAAAAATCCTGTATCTTTTTATCCTGAATACATTGTTATTCATCCAGTTTGCAAATGCACAGACAGACAGTGCAAAAATCATGTTAACGAAGTTTTACAAGGCTTACATTCCGGCTGTTGAATCCAGCACCGGAGAACGCCAAATTGAAAAATTGCAGAAACAATACAGTACCGCCAAACTTATCTCCCGGGTAAAAAAACAAACTGAAACAATGGAGCTGGATTACGATCCATATCTGAATGCACAGGATGCTGACAAGGATTGGGTAAGAACATTGCAAATTGAAAAAGATCCAAAAACTCCTAACTTGTACAATGTTTCCTTTTTAGATAACTACGAAAAGAAAAGACACTATATAAAAGTCTTCGTTACAAAAGAAAGAAATCAATATAAAATCAGCGGATTTAAAAACTAA
- a CDS encoding AAA family ATPase, whose protein sequence is MLIRFSVENFSSFNERQVISFLPGKGVLKPEHKTKPVKGVSLLKTALVFGANASGKSNLVRAIEFGRRLVLAGTRSDAMIGYKKFRLDASATNRNSRIEYEIQHKGKNYAYGFVFNNTEIVEEWLYEVKKSGDIKLFERNCNEFDLEYFLKKNPKEDHQQFLRFTARATPVNQLFLTEIRTRRVKENVKDIEDLLNVNDWFLNSLKVIFPDDKYNEGLKFELEDNEKLLTIFQEFLNYFDTGISGVCLERVEMESLDLPSKVVSSILDQLHSKESESAVAVISHSRNTFFISKQNNEISFKKFMTKHKIKDQDNEEFFDPGDESDGTNRIMDFIPLIMDLLKGDNVFVVDEMERSLHPNLMYDIIDLFIDKGREVNSQLIIATHESSLLTQKLLRKDELWFVVKDKDGATRLHSLEEYTIRFDKEIRKDYLLGRYKGVPRIGNRRKLTILPNQP, encoded by the coding sequence ATGTTAATTAGGTTTTCTGTAGAGAATTTTTCGTCATTTAATGAACGGCAGGTAATTTCCTTTCTTCCTGGAAAAGGAGTCTTAAAACCCGAACATAAGACAAAGCCTGTAAAAGGAGTATCGTTACTTAAAACTGCCTTGGTTTTTGGTGCAAATGCATCTGGAAAATCAAACCTCGTTAGAGCAATAGAATTTGGCCGTAGATTGGTCCTGGCAGGTACAAGATCAGATGCAATGATTGGGTATAAAAAATTCAGGTTAGATGCCAGTGCTACTAATAGGAATTCCCGTATTGAATATGAAATTCAGCATAAAGGGAAAAATTATGCTTATGGTTTCGTATTCAATAATACTGAAATAGTGGAGGAATGGTTGTATGAAGTGAAAAAGAGTGGTGATATAAAGCTTTTTGAAAGAAACTGCAATGAATTCGATTTAGAATATTTCCTGAAGAAAAACCCTAAAGAAGATCATCAGCAGTTTTTGCGTTTTACTGCCAGAGCTACACCTGTAAATCAACTTTTTCTTACTGAAATCAGAACAAGAAGAGTCAAAGAGAATGTAAAGGATATTGAGGATCTGTTGAACGTAAATGATTGGTTCCTTAATTCTTTGAAGGTAATATTTCCTGACGATAAGTATAATGAAGGATTGAAATTTGAACTGGAAGACAATGAAAAGTTGTTGACTATTTTTCAGGAGTTTTTAAATTATTTTGATACTGGGATCAGTGGTGTATGTTTAGAGCGCGTTGAAATGGAAAGCTTGGATTTACCTTCTAAAGTTGTAAGCAGTATTCTTGATCAGCTCCATAGTAAAGAATCAGAATCAGCAGTAGCTGTTATCTCTCATTCGAGAAATACGTTTTTTATTAGCAAACAAAATAATGAAATTTCCTTTAAGAAATTCATGACTAAACATAAGATCAAAGATCAGGACAATGAAGAATTCTTTGATCCTGGTGATGAATCTGATGGCACAAATCGTATCATGGATTTTATTCCATTAATTATGGATTTGCTAAAAGGAGATAACGTTTTTGTTGTTGATGAAATGGAAAGGAGCTTACATCCAAATTTGATGTACGATATTATAGACCTTTTTATTGACAAAGGCCGGGAAGTGAATAGCCAACTTATTATTGCAACACATGAATCATCCTTGTTGACACAGAAATTATTACGTAAGGATGAATTATGGTTTGTGGTAAAAGACAAAGATGGAGCGACCAGACTTCATTCATTGGAAGAATATACAATTCGTTTTGATAAGGAGATTAGAAAAGATTATTTATTGGGCCGATACAAAGGCGTACCAAGGATTGGGAATAGGCGGAAGTTGACTATATTGCCTAATCAACCTTGA